In Fusobacterium sp. SYSU M8D902, one genomic interval encodes:
- a CDS encoding mechanosensitive ion channel domain-containing protein translates to MDLLEIITSVEGENGKHILKIILNDSVMFILRLILFLIVIYIGKKIIEFLLNKLDAVPQTKLNTGARDFTKSFVKLSLYVVLFLLGLLIFGFNEHSIFTMISAIGLGIGISLKDFLSNLAGGVIILFTKPFNVGEYIEVSGAFGKVCKIEVFSTHIDTLDSKRVIIPNNLMVNSLVVNYDTNEYRKIKLDISVSYECDHLKAIELLENISKTFPGLEHDRKTFINFMEYGASSVNILFIAWSKRDNYYRTRSLLIAHIIKVFNEANIEIPYDKLDVNIKEEPEKEEKN, encoded by the coding sequence ATGGATTTACTAGAGATAATTACTTCTGTCGAAGGCGAGAACGGAAAACACATTTTAAAGATTATTTTAAATGATTCAGTTATGTTTATTTTAAGACTTATACTGTTTCTAATTGTGATATATATAGGAAAAAAAATAATAGAATTTTTATTAAATAAGTTAGATGCAGTCCCCCAAACTAAATTAAATACAGGAGCAAGAGATTTTACAAAATCATTTGTAAAACTCAGTCTATATGTCGTTTTATTTTTATTGGGATTGTTAATTTTTGGATTTAATGAGCACTCTATATTTACAATGATCAGTGCTATAGGATTGGGAATAGGAATATCTCTAAAAGATTTTCTATCTAACTTGGCTGGTGGAGTGATAATACTGTTCACAAAACCATTCAATGTTGGAGAGTATATTGAGGTGAGTGGTGCCTTTGGAAAGGTGTGTAAGATTGAGGTATTCTCTACACATATAGATACTTTAGATAGTAAGAGAGTTATTATTCCAAATAACTTAATGGTGAATAGCTTGGTAGTTAATTATGATACAAATGAGTATAGAAAGATAAAGTTAGATATATCAGTTTCATATGAGTGTGACCATTTAAAAGCTATTGAGTTATTGGAGAATATTAGTAAAACATTTCCTGGATTGGAACATGATAGAAAGACCTTTATCAATTTTATGGAGTATGGGGCATCTTCAGTGAACATACTATTTATAGCTTGGTCAAAAAGGGACAATTACTATAGGACGAGAAGTCTTTTGATAGCACATATAATAAAAGTATTCAATGAGGCTAATATTGAGATACCATATGATAAATTAGATGTAAATATAAAGGAGGAGCCGGAGAAAGAGGAGAAAAATTAG
- a CDS encoding YitT family protein: MQNKILKYLKEYSIITVGCIFYAVSINYFFISNHLAEGGVAGICLILYYLFKIPVGIMYFVINIPLLIMAWKMVGKDFLFKTLYGTTCLSVLLSLTENIKGPTNDIMLGSIYGGLFVGIGLGLIFMVNGSTGGTDVVARILNRYFDIPLGKTMLFLDVVILGIAAIFFGKEIVMYTLIAMLIVSKAIDYFQDGYTKSKGITIISEKSDEIRSKIMKETERGTTVINGIGGYTQNNIKIIYCVASKFELNRIKMIVKEIDSYAFITVSDVSEVWGEGFKSLRSNKKH; encoded by the coding sequence GTGCAAAATAAAATATTAAAATATTTAAAAGAGTATTCGATTATAACAGTTGGATGTATATTCTATGCTGTTTCAATAAATTATTTTTTCATATCTAACCATTTAGCAGAGGGTGGAGTAGCAGGGATCTGTCTTATTTTATACTATTTATTTAAGATACCTGTAGGGATTATGTATTTTGTAATAAATATACCACTACTTATAATGGCTTGGAAGATGGTTGGAAAGGATTTTCTGTTTAAAACTCTCTATGGAACTACTTGTTTATCAGTTTTATTGTCACTTACAGAGAATATCAAAGGACCGACTAATGATATTATGCTAGGATCAATTTATGGAGGTCTATTTGTGGGTATTGGATTAGGATTGATATTTATGGTAAATGGATCTACTGGTGGAACAGATGTAGTTGCTCGTATACTAAATAGATATTTTGATATTCCATTGGGAAAGACAATGCTCTTTCTTGATGTGGTAATTTTAGGGATAGCAGCTATATTTTTTGGAAAAGAGATAGTTATGTACACTTTAATAGCTATGTTAATTGTATCAAAGGCTATTGATTATTTTCAAGATGGGTATACTAAATCAAAGGGAATTACAATAATATCTGAAAAATCTGATGAGATAAGAAGTAAAATTATGAAGGAAACAGAGAGAGGAACTACTGTTATAAATGGTATAGGTGGTTATACTCAAAATAATATAAAAATTATCTATTGTGTAGCTAGTAAATTTGAGCTAAATAGAATAAAGATGATTGTTAAGGAGATTGATTCTTATGCTTTCATAACTGTATCAGATGTTTCTGAAGTATGGGGAGAGGGATTTAAATCTCTGCGGTCAAATAAAAAACATTAA
- a CDS encoding flavodoxin family protein, protein MKVLLINGSPNEKGCTYTGLKEMAQVFSKSGIESEILYLGKKPIAGCIACGKCRSVGKCVFDDEVNRIGERIEEFDGIVVGSPVYYAGPSGQITAFLDRLFYSYRSKMTGKLGTAIVSCRRGGASSAFDRLNKYFSISNMPIVTSQYWNQIHGNTPEEVMKDEEGLQTLRTLAQNFIWLLQCIEAGKKLGVKPVDYETPIKTNFIR, encoded by the coding sequence ATGAAAGTTTTATTGATCAATGGTAGTCCTAACGAAAAAGGATGTACCTATACAGGTTTAAAAGAGATGGCTCAAGTATTTTCAAAGTCAGGTATTGAAAGTGAAATACTCTACCTTGGAAAAAAACCTATAGCTGGTTGTATAGCTTGTGGTAAGTGTAGAAGTGTTGGAAAATGTGTCTTTGATGATGAGGTTAATAGAATTGGCGAGAGAATAGAGGAATTTGATGGAATAGTTGTAGGCTCTCCTGTTTACTATGCTGGTCCCTCTGGACAGATCACTGCCTTCTTAGATAGATTGTTTTACTCGTACAGAAGTAAGATGACTGGAAAGCTTGGAACAGCAATTGTATCTTGTAGACGTGGAGGTGCAAGTTCAGCTTTTGATAGATTAAACAAGTATTTCAGTATCTCTAATATGCCTATTGTTACCTCTCAATATTGGAATCAGATACATGGAAATACTCCTGAAGAGGTTATGAAAGATGAGGAAGGATTACAGACACTGAGAACCTTAGCTCAAAATTTTATCTGGTTGCTTCAATGTATTGAAGCTGGTAAAAAGCTGGGAGTTAAACCTGTAGATTACGAAACTCCTATTAAAACTAACTTTATTAGATAA
- a CDS encoding helix-turn-helix transcriptional regulator: MSLTERQRQILKIVRENEPIIGDEIAKKLSLTRSALRTDFSVLTKAGFLKSKPKLGYTYVAREEKRYIKDIMGDVVSVDSELSVYETIIKIFTKDVGTMFITERNSLVGIVSRKDLLKIAIGKNDIERVPINIVMTRMPNIIYCEENEPIIEGVKKIIEHQIDCIPVVKIKEVKGKKIYELVGRLTKTNIAKLFLEYYSK, encoded by the coding sequence ATGAGTCTTACTGAAAGACAGAGACAGATATTAAAGATAGTTAGAGAGAATGAACCAATTATAGGAGATGAGATAGCAAAAAAACTATCTTTAACAAGATCAGCATTGAGAACAGATTTTTCAGTGTTAACTAAGGCAGGTTTTTTAAAATCTAAACCTAAATTGGGATATACCTATGTAGCGAGGGAAGAGAAAAGATATATTAAGGATATAATGGGAGATGTGGTATCAGTAGATTCAGAGCTTTCTGTATATGAGACGATAATAAAAATATTTACTAAAGATGTAGGAACTATGTTTATAACAGAGAGGAATAGCCTTGTAGGAATAGTATCAAGAAAAGATCTATTGAAGATAGCAATAGGAAAAAATGATATAGAGAGAGTACCGATAAATATTGTTATGACAAGAATGCCGAATATAATCTATTGTGAAGAGAATGAACCTATAATTGAAGGTGTGAAAAAGATAATAGAGCATCAAATAGATTGTATTCCAGTAGTAAAGATAAAAGAGGTGAAGGGGAAAAAAATATATGAGCTTGTTGGAAGATTGACTAAAACTAATATAGCTAAACTTTTCTTAGAATATTATAGTAAATAG
- the ppdK gene encoding pyruvate, phosphate dikinase: MKRVYLFEEGNKEMINILGGKGGNLAEMKKIGLPIPEGIIISTDACREYYKDGQTISEKLKNEVLEQIDKLEKITGKEFEGDRPLLVSVRSGAPVSMPGMMDTILNLGMNDKTVEKMMGIFHNEEFVYDLYFRFIQMFAEIVMGVEKEKFFKLKEELGKEVDRKELIARAKELYGEETGKEFPECAKEQLFMAVDAIFNSWENERAKVYRRINRIDDEMGTAVVVQEMVFGNLNEKSGTGVAFTRNPSNGDKEIFGEYLLKAQGEDIVAGIRTPEPIERLKEQLPEVYSEFSKIAKILEEHNKDMQDIEFTIEDGKLFLLQTRNGKRSPYAAVKIAVEMVREGLLSKEEAIMKVDPAVLPQLLHGNFEESAIKKATLLGKGLAGSAGVAIGRVVFASERVHTKEMTILVREETSPEDIKGISLAQGIVTVKGGATSHGAVVARGMGKCCVTGCGAIKIDDIRREMHINGYTVKEGEFISISGYTGEIYLGKVPLTKPQFDENLKEFVAWCKEIKRLGIRMNADTVGDASLGKGFGAEGIGLCRTEHMFFQKDKIWTIRGMILSHNPEEVRLALEKLHDMQKEDFYNIFKVVGNDVVIVRLLDPPLHEFLPKEQKDKEKMCEILNVSYEEIERRIRNLKDENPMLGHRGCRLAVTRPELYNIQARAIIEASIQCKREGIDVKPEIMIPLIIGAKELQFIKKNLIKEIERVFEGERMRVDYKLGTMMETPRACLLADEIATDVDFFSFGTNDLTQTTMGLSRDDSVKFMPEYYENGILKVEPFATIDERGVGKLVKLAVELGRKGNKDIEMGVCGEHGGDPKSIEFFDRVGLDYVSCSPFRVLVAIVAAAQSHILHKN; encoded by the coding sequence ATGAAAAGAGTTTATTTATTTGAAGAGGGGAATAAAGAGATGATAAATATATTGGGTGGAAAGGGAGGAAACCTAGCAGAGATGAAAAAGATAGGACTTCCTATTCCAGAGGGGATTATCATCTCTACTGATGCTTGTAGAGAGTATTACAAAGATGGACAAACTATAAGTGAAAAGTTAAAAAATGAGGTATTAGAGCAAATAGATAAACTAGAAAAAATAACAGGGAAAGAGTTTGAAGGAGATAGACCACTTCTTGTGTCTGTGAGATCAGGAGCACCTGTTTCTATGCCTGGAATGATGGATACAATTTTGAACCTTGGAATGAATGATAAAACTGTTGAAAAGATGATGGGAATTTTTCATAATGAAGAGTTTGTTTATGACCTTTATTTCAGATTTATTCAGATGTTTGCAGAGATTGTAATGGGTGTGGAGAAGGAGAAATTCTTCAAATTAAAAGAGGAGCTAGGAAAAGAAGTAGATAGAAAAGAGTTAATAGCGAGAGCAAAGGAGCTATATGGAGAGGAGACAGGAAAAGAGTTTCCAGAATGTGCTAAAGAACAGTTATTTATGGCTGTAGATGCAATATTTAACTCTTGGGAAAATGAGAGAGCAAAAGTTTATAGAAGAATAAATAGAATAGATGATGAGATGGGAACTGCTGTTGTGGTTCAAGAGATGGTTTTTGGAAATCTAAATGAGAAATCAGGAACAGGTGTTGCCTTTACAAGAAATCCTTCAAATGGAGATAAAGAGATATTTGGAGAGTATCTATTGAAGGCACAAGGTGAGGATATAGTAGCAGGGATTAGAACACCTGAACCAATAGAGAGATTAAAGGAGCAATTACCAGAAGTATATAGTGAATTTAGTAAGATTGCTAAGATTTTAGAGGAACATAATAAGGATATGCAAGACATAGAGTTTACCATTGAAGATGGAAAACTATTCCTATTACAGACTAGAAATGGTAAAAGAAGTCCATATGCAGCTGTAAAAATAGCTGTAGAGATGGTAAGAGAGGGACTACTTAGTAAAGAAGAGGCTATAATGAAGGTAGATCCAGCAGTATTACCACAGCTACTACATGGAAATTTTGAAGAGAGTGCCATAAAGAAAGCTACACTTTTAGGAAAAGGATTGGCAGGATCAGCAGGAGTAGCTATTGGAAGAGTAGTATTTGCCTCTGAAAGAGTGCACACAAAAGAGATGACTATATTGGTTAGAGAGGAAACTTCTCCAGAGGATATAAAGGGTATCAGTTTGGCTCAAGGAATTGTAACAGTAAAAGGTGGAGCTACATCTCACGGTGCGGTGGTAGCAAGAGGAATGGGAAAATGTTGTGTGACAGGTTGTGGAGCTATAAAGATAGATGATATAAGAAGAGAGATGCATATTAATGGCTATACAGTAAAAGAGGGAGAGTTTATCTCAATAAGTGGATATACTGGAGAGATATATCTTGGAAAAGTACCTCTTACAAAGCCACAGTTTGATGAGAACTTGAAAGAGTTTGTAGCTTGGTGTAAAGAGATTAAAAGATTAGGAATTAGAATGAATGCTGATACAGTTGGAGATGCTAGTTTAGGAAAGGGATTTGGAGCAGAGGGAATAGGTCTTTGTAGAACAGAGCATATGTTCTTCCAAAAGGATAAGATATGGACAATTAGAGGAATGATATTGAGCCACAACCCCGAAGAGGTAAGATTAGCTCTTGAAAAGCTTCATGATATGCAAAAAGAGGATTTTTACAATATCTTTAAGGTAGTGGGAAATGATGTGGTAATTGTTAGATTACTAGATCCACCTCTACATGAATTTCTACCAAAAGAGCAGAAAGATAAAGAGAAGATGTGTGAGATATTAAATGTTTCTTATGAGGAGATAGAAAGAAGAATAAGAAATTTAAAAGATGAGAACCCAATGTTAGGGCATAGAGGTTGTAGATTGGCAGTAACTCGTCCAGAGCTATATAATATTCAGGCTAGAGCAATAATTGAAGCAAGTATTCAATGTAAGAGAGAGGGAATAGATGTAAAACCTGAGATAATGATTCCATTGATAATTGGAGCTAAGGAACTACAGTTTATTAAGAAAAATCTAATAAAAGAGATAGAGAGAGTTTTTGAAGGTGAGAGAATGAGAGTGGATTATAAGCTCGGAACTATGATGGAAACACCAAGAGCTTGTTTATTAGCTGATGAGATAGCAACAGATGTAGACTTTTTCTCTTTTGGAACAAATGATTTAACTCAAACAACAATGGGATTATCAAGAGATGACTCAGTAAAATTTATGCCTGAGTACTATGAGAATGGAATATTAAAAGTTGAACCATTTGCAACAATAGATGAGAGAGGTGTAGGAAAGTTAGTTAAATTAGCAGTTGAATTGGGAAGAAAAGGAAATAAAGATATTGAAATGGGAGTATGTGGAGAGCATGGTGGAGATCCTAAGAGTATAGAGTTTTTCGATAGAGTAGGTTTAGACTATGTAAGTTGTTCTCCATTTAGAGTGCTAGTAGCTATAGTTGCAGCAGCACAGAGCCATATTTTACATAAGAATTAG
- a CDS encoding fructose-1,6-bisphosphatase, translating to MKKYDDIQELKYLKLLSSKFRNISETTIEIINLQAILNLPKGTEHFLTDIHGEYPAFNHVLKNGSGTIKEKINDIFQDTLNNFEKKELASTIYYPQEKVEYILKNKKNPDKWLKDSIYRMLEVCSVTASKYTSSKVRKAMSKDFEYILQELIYERKELPNRKEYVENIIDTIISLGRGKEFIKAIADLIQRLMIDKLHIIGDIYDRGSSPHLIMETLIRHHNTDIQWGNHDMLWIGASLGNLACIANVIRICARYSNTDILEEAYGINLLPLATFAIDTYGSDSCKSFIPKGEKKSQLMAQIHKAITIIQFKIEGEMSKRNPQFELEKRQLLDKIDYDLGTVELEGRNYLLNDRNFPTIDKNNPYILTNEEREVMEKLEKYFINSEKLQRHIDFFFTNGSVYLKYNSNLLYHGCIPLTESGELKRVCVFGEELKGKEYLDKIEEIVRKAYLYRGRKDKQERYNDFLWYLWCGKDSPLFGKDAMKTFERYFIDDKITHIENKNPYYKLYNEESVCRKILSEFGLNPNISHIINGHVPVKTLKGEKPVKAKGKLFLIDGGFSKAYQKETGIAGYTLISNSYGLKIVEHEPFESLEKAICEGRDIISSTRIVEDSSVNRIRVKDTDIGRELQTQINDLRKLLKAYELGVIPQEIKKD from the coding sequence ATGAAAAAATATGATGATATTCAGGAGCTTAAATACCTTAAGCTCCTTTCTTCTAAATTTAGAAATATTTCAGAAACTACAATTGAGATAATAAATTTACAAGCGATACTTAACTTACCCAAGGGAACAGAGCATTTTTTAACAGATATTCATGGGGAGTATCCAGCTTTTAACCACGTATTAAAAAATGGATCAGGGACTATAAAGGAGAAAATTAACGATATTTTTCAAGATACTCTAAATAATTTTGAGAAAAAGGAGTTGGCTAGTACAATATACTATCCGCAGGAAAAGGTTGAGTATATTTTAAAAAATAAAAAAAATCCAGATAAATGGTTAAAAGATAGTATATATAGAATGTTAGAAGTCTGTAGTGTAACTGCTTCAAAATATACAAGCTCAAAGGTAAGAAAGGCTATGTCAAAGGATTTTGAGTATATATTGCAGGAGCTTATCTATGAGAGAAAGGAGCTTCCAAACAGAAAAGAGTATGTTGAAAATATCATAGATACAATAATATCACTAGGTAGAGGTAAGGAGTTTATAAAAGCTATAGCTGATCTAATTCAGAGATTGATGATAGATAAATTACATATTATTGGAGATATTTATGATAGAGGAAGTAGTCCTCACTTGATAATGGAGACTTTGATAAGACATCACAATACAGATATACAGTGGGGAAATCATGATATGTTATGGATAGGAGCAAGTTTGGGAAATCTTGCTTGTATAGCCAATGTGATTAGAATTTGTGCTAGATACTCCAATACTGACATATTGGAAGAAGCTTATGGAATCAATCTTCTCCCCTTGGCTACATTTGCTATTGATACTTATGGTAGTGACAGTTGTAAAAGTTTCATACCAAAAGGTGAAAAAAAATCACAACTTATGGCACAGATACATAAAGCTATTACAATTATTCAGTTTAAAATTGAAGGAGAGATGTCAAAAAGAAATCCTCAATTTGAATTAGAAAAAAGACAACTACTGGATAAGATAGATTATGATTTGGGAACAGTGGAGCTGGAAGGAAGGAACTATCTTCTAAATGATAGGAATTTCCCAACAATAGATAAAAATAACCCATATATCCTCACTAACGAGGAGAGAGAGGTTATGGAAAAATTGGAGAAATACTTTATTAATAGTGAAAAATTACAAAGACATATAGATTTCTTCTTTACTAATGGAAGTGTGTATTTAAAATATAACTCCAATCTATTGTATCATGGTTGCATACCTTTGACAGAGTCTGGTGAGTTGAAAAGGGTATGTGTATTTGGTGAGGAGCTAAAAGGGAAGGAGTACCTAGATAAGATAGAAGAGATAGTTAGAAAAGCTTACTTGTATAGAGGTAGAAAAGATAAACAAGAGAGATATAATGATTTTTTATGGTATCTTTGGTGTGGAAAAGATTCCCCACTTTTTGGTAAAGATGCTATGAAAACCTTCGAAAGATATTTTATTGATGACAAGATAACACATATTGAAAATAAAAATCCATACTATAAGCTATATAATGAGGAGAGTGTATGCAGGAAGATTTTGAGTGAATTTGGCTTGAATCCTAATATTTCTCATATAATTAATGGACATGTTCCAGTTAAGACATTGAAGGGAGAGAAGCCAGTAAAAGCAAAAGGAAAGCTTTTTTTAATAGATGGTGGATTTTCAAAAGCTTATCAAAAAGAGACTGGAATAGCAGGATATACACTGATTTCCAACTCATATGGGTTGAAGATAGTGGAGCATGAACCATTTGAATCTCTTGAAAAGGCTATATGTGAGGGAAGAGATATAATATCTTCCACTAGGATTGTAGAGGATAGTAGTGTAAATAGAATAAGAGTAAAAGATACAGATATAGGAAGAGAACTTCAAACACAAATAAATGATCTGAGAAAACTATTAAAAGCTTATGAATTAGGAGTAATTCCTCAAGAAATTAAAAAAGATTAA
- a CDS encoding outer membrane protein transport protein — MKKRLGLLALATVLSSVTYAASIDHIQTYTPEYLGNQAQNGMINKASAYYNPAGLVHLENGTYVQLGGQLALGHEKMTYGGKEYKAQLVQPIPNFALYKVEDDSALYWTFGALGGGGDLKYKDGVAGTAVIPDILNGIFAQNQNTAILTQMGLNTDRSKVEGSNLYIQNTLGKVFKVDEKLSLSVAGRAIYGSRTLKGDIYVDSKLLKKELGSAHMDSKRTAWGFGGQLGLNYKASDRLNLAMRYDTRVKLNFKAHGSEKGIKLGIDGIDGLGFGAFYPEYSIGTKSRRDLPAILAAGMSYKVTDDWTVALSGNYYFNKDAKMDSGVKKGKSGLAALGVKEIHPEYDNGWELALGTEYRLSPKWAVLGSINYADTGAKVTSYDDIEYGLNSVMLGTGLKYNPDETTEWVFTVTHFIYDSQDGHYNQKYSSPIFKDVKNPEYSKSITAMGVSYTKRF, encoded by the coding sequence ATGAAAAAAAGATTAGGACTATTGGCTTTAGCAACAGTATTAAGTTCAGTAACTTATGCAGCTTCTATTGACCATATTCAAACATATACACCAGAATATTTAGGAAACCAAGCACAAAACGGTATGATAAATAAAGCATCTGCTTACTATAACCCAGCAGGATTAGTTCACTTAGAGAATGGAACTTATGTTCAATTAGGAGGACAGTTAGCTTTAGGACATGAGAAGATGACATATGGAGGAAAAGAGTATAAGGCTCAATTAGTTCAACCTATACCAAACTTTGCACTATATAAAGTTGAAGATGATTCAGCACTATATTGGACATTTGGTGCTTTAGGTGGAGGTGGAGACCTAAAGTATAAAGATGGAGTGGCTGGTACAGCTGTAATTCCAGATATATTGAATGGTATTTTTGCTCAAAATCAAAATACAGCAATATTGACTCAAATGGGATTAAATACGGATAGATCAAAGGTGGAGGGATCAAATCTATATATTCAGAATACTCTTGGTAAGGTATTTAAAGTTGATGAGAAACTATCACTATCAGTAGCAGGTAGAGCTATCTATGGAAGTAGAACTTTAAAAGGGGATATTTATGTAGATTCAAAATTATTAAAAAAAGAGTTGGGATCGGCTCATATGGATTCTAAAAGAACTGCTTGGGGATTTGGAGGGCAACTTGGTTTAAACTATAAGGCTTCAGATAGATTAAACCTAGCTATGAGATATGATACTAGAGTTAAGTTAAACTTTAAGGCCCATGGTAGTGAAAAAGGTATAAAATTAGGAATAGATGGAATAGACGGATTAGGATTTGGAGCTTTCTATCCTGAGTACTCTATTGGAACTAAATCAAGAAGAGATCTGCCAGCTATATTAGCAGCAGGTATGTCATATAAAGTAACTGATGATTGGACAGTGGCTCTATCAGGAAACTACTATTTCAACAAAGATGCTAAGATGGATAGTGGAGTGAAAAAAGGAAAATCAGGTTTAGCAGCATTAGGAGTTAAAGAGATACACCCAGAATATGATAATGGTTGGGAGTTAGCTTTAGGAACTGAATATAGATTATCACCTAAATGGGCAGTATTAGGAAGTATAAACTATGCTGATACAGGAGCAAAGGTAACATCTTATGATGATATAGAATATGGATTAAACTCTGTAATGTTAGGAACAGGATTAAAATATAATCCAGATGAGACAACAGAGTGGGTATTCACAGTAACACATTTTATCTATGATTCTCAAGATGGACACTATAATCAAAAGTATTCAAGTCCAATATTTAAAGATGTTAAAAATCCTGAATATAGTAAGAGTATAACTGCTATGGGAGTATCTTATACTAAGAGATTCTAA
- a CDS encoding TetR-like C-terminal domain-containing protein: MPKKPIFTKEQVYNKAFEIFKAEGIEGISARNLAKSLESSPAPIYSFYNSMDILKHELLENAKQLFLEYVKKERTNLIFLNIGMGICIFAREEKELFRAIFLKESLGKRNEVIREFRDLIKEEMLKDGRFDHLDEEFKIELYLDCWMYAHGFATLIATNYFAEISDEFIKTRLMESAATMLYQRLENYKK, encoded by the coding sequence ATGCCAAAAAAACCAATATTTACAAAGGAACAGGTATATAATAAAGCCTTTGAGATATTTAAAGCTGAGGGGATAGAGGGTATTAGTGCTAGAAATCTTGCAAAATCACTGGAGTCATCTCCAGCACCAATATATAGCTTTTACAATTCAATGGATATATTGAAACATGAGCTTTTAGAGAATGCAAAACAGCTTTTTCTTGAGTATGTAAAAAAAGAGAGAACAAACTTGATTTTCTTGAATATTGGAATGGGTATATGTATATTTGCAAGAGAGGAAAAAGAGTTATTTAGAGCTATATTTTTAAAAGAGAGCTTGGGAAAGAGAAATGAAGTAATAAGAGAGTTTAGAGATCTGATAAAGGAAGAGATGTTAAAAGATGGGAGATTTGATCATTTAGATGAAGAGTTTAAAATAGAACTTTATCTAGATTGTTGGATGTATGCCCATGGATTTGCAACTCTGATAGCAACTAATTATTTTGCTGAGATCAGTGATGAGTTTATAAAGACTAGATTGATGGAATCAGCAGCAACTATGCTATATCAAAGATTGGAAAACTATAAGAAATAG
- a CDS encoding fumarate hydratase: MKELDLKRVTDEVERMCIEGNYFIGKEVLDKIKDAYEKEESEVGKNILGQIIENDEIAMREEVPMCQDTGIVVVFLEIGTEVKISGDIYEAINEGVRRGYEKGYLRKSVVRHPLDRVNTKDNSPAIIHTKLVPNSDKVKIVVAPKGGGSENMSALKMLKPSDGIEGVKKLVVDTVKNAGGNPCPPIIVGVGIGGNFEKAAILAKEAILRDINDMNPDPIARGLEEELLELINKTGVGPLGLGGLTTALAVKVNTYPCHIAALPVAININCHAARHKEIEL; encoded by the coding sequence ATGAAAGAATTAGATTTAAAAAGAGTTACTGATGAAGTAGAAAGAATGTGCATTGAAGGGAATTATTTTATTGGGAAAGAGGTTCTAGATAAGATCAAAGATGCTTATGAGAAAGAGGAATCAGAAGTAGGAAAAAATATCTTAGGGCAGATCATAGAGAATGATGAGATAGCTATGAGAGAGGAAGTTCCTATGTGCCAAGATACAGGGATAGTAGTTGTATTCCTAGAGATAGGTACAGAGGTAAAAATATCGGGAGATATATATGAAGCTATAAATGAGGGAGTTAGAAGAGGTTATGAAAAGGGATACCTTAGAAAATCTGTTGTAAGACATCCATTAGATAGAGTTAATACTAAGGATAACTCTCCAGCTATAATCCATACAAAACTTGTTCCAAACTCAGATAAAGTTAAAATAGTTGTGGCTCCAAAAGGTGGAGGATCTGAGAATATGAGTGCTTTGAAGATGTTAAAGCCTTCAGATGGAATAGAGGGTGTAAAAAAATTAGTAGTTGATACAGTGAAAAATGCTGGTGGAAATCCTTGCCCACCAATAATAGTTGGAGTAGGAATAGGTGGAAACTTTGAAAAAGCAGCTATTCTAGCCAAAGAAGCTATTTTAAGAGATATAAATGATATGAATCCAGATCCTATTGCAAGAGGATTAGAGGAGGAGTTGTTAGAGTTAATAAATAAAACAGGAGTTGGACCATTAGGATTGGGAGGTTTAACTACTGCCCTTGCTGTAAAAGTAAATACTTATCCTTGCCATATAGCTGCTTTACCAGTGGCAATCAATATAAACTGTCATGCAGCTAGACATAAAGAGATAGAATTATAG